The following are from one region of the Variovorax sp. V213 genome:
- a CDS encoding DJ-1/PfpI family protein has translation MTLRVRILAYDGVEALDFAGPFEVFTTASRVSQRMDAGTQAPFEVASVALSSNGRQPVQARAGLRLLADHDLATNPGADVLIVPGGVVDAPMASPATLRWIADCAAGAQVVASVCTGVFLLGKSGVVTHEAVTTHWEDIADLREQFPSLDVREGERWIDSGRVVSSAGISAGIDMSLYLVERLSGRALAERTARQMDYAWTSGSSPSA, from the coding sequence ATGACCTTGCGCGTAAGGATCCTCGCCTACGACGGCGTCGAGGCACTCGATTTCGCGGGGCCCTTCGAGGTGTTCACCACCGCGAGCCGCGTCAGCCAGCGGATGGATGCCGGCACACAAGCCCCGTTCGAGGTCGCGTCCGTGGCGCTGTCGAGCAACGGCCGCCAGCCCGTGCAGGCCCGCGCCGGCCTGCGGCTGCTGGCCGACCATGACCTGGCCACGAACCCGGGTGCCGACGTGCTGATCGTGCCCGGCGGCGTGGTCGATGCCCCGATGGCGAGCCCCGCCACGCTGCGCTGGATCGCCGACTGCGCGGCCGGTGCACAAGTGGTTGCCTCGGTCTGCACCGGCGTCTTCCTGCTCGGCAAAAGCGGCGTGGTCACGCACGAGGCCGTCACCACCCATTGGGAAGACATTGCTGACCTGCGCGAGCAGTTCCCCTCGCTCGATGTGCGCGAAGGCGAGCGCTGGATCGACAGCGGCCGCGTGGTCAGCTCCGCAGGCATCAGCGCCGGCATCGACATGAGCCTGTACCTGGTCGAAAGGCTGTCCGGCCGCGCGCTGGCCGAACGCACCGCGCGCCAGATGGATTACGCATGGACCTCCGGCAGCAGCCCATCCGCGTAG
- a CDS encoding GlxA family transcriptional regulator, whose protein sequence is MDLRQQPIRVVFVLLPGSLVLDWAGPAEALRIANQRLRAAGQPERFEIEFASPRPTSIGSVGVALANLAPLPAQWSGPAWIVLVGLPGDSISVDNAETQDLLHWLRRQRFERGRLELVTVCAGALLAAHAGALAGRRVTTHHHHLDELRAVEPRCDVVANRVFVIDPPVYSSAGVTTGIDLVLHRIADVCGEPLAAQVAQTMVVAQRRGPHDPELSPFLAYRNHLHAALHRVQDAVSEQPQADWSVPRMAEVAHTSARHLTRLFVEHAGVAPLAYLRRLRLAAAQLALASGASVTRAAEISGFGSDTQLRRAWHQFGLPGSPSASTSLSKA, encoded by the coding sequence ATGGACCTCCGGCAGCAGCCCATCCGCGTAGTGTTCGTGCTCCTGCCGGGCAGCCTGGTGCTCGACTGGGCCGGCCCCGCGGAGGCGCTGCGCATCGCGAACCAGCGGCTGCGCGCAGCAGGCCAGCCCGAGCGCTTCGAGATCGAATTCGCAAGCCCGCGCCCCACGTCGATCGGTTCCGTGGGCGTGGCGCTCGCCAATCTCGCGCCGTTGCCGGCGCAATGGAGCGGTCCGGCCTGGATCGTGCTGGTCGGGCTGCCCGGCGACTCCATCTCTGTCGACAATGCCGAAACCCAGGACCTTCTGCACTGGCTGCGCAGGCAGCGCTTCGAGCGCGGCCGTCTCGAGCTGGTCACGGTCTGCGCGGGCGCCCTGCTCGCCGCGCATGCCGGTGCGCTCGCGGGCCGGCGCGTCACCACGCACCACCACCACCTGGACGAGCTGCGCGCAGTAGAGCCGCGCTGCGACGTGGTGGCCAACCGCGTGTTCGTCATCGATCCGCCGGTCTACAGCAGCGCGGGCGTCACGACCGGCATCGACCTGGTGCTGCACCGCATCGCGGATGTATGCGGCGAGCCCCTGGCCGCCCAGGTGGCGCAGACCATGGTGGTGGCGCAGCGGCGCGGCCCGCACGACCCGGAGCTTTCGCCCTTCCTGGCCTACCGCAACCATTTGCATGCCGCGCTGCACCGGGTGCAGGACGCCGTCAGCGAGCAACCGCAGGCCGACTGGAGCGTGCCCCGGATGGCCGAAGTGGCCCACACCTCGGCGCGCCACCTCACGCGGCTGTTCGTCGAGCATGCGGGCGTGGCGCCGCTGGCCTACCTGCGCCGGCTGCGGCTGGCGGCGGCCCAGCTCGCGCTGGCCTCGGGCGCGAGCGTGACGCGGGCGGCGGAAATCTCGGGCTTCGGATCGGACACGCAGCTGCGGCGCGCATGGCATCAGTTCGGGCTGCCCGGCTCGCCATCCGCTTCCACATCGCTGTCGAAAGCCTAG
- a CDS encoding RNA polymerase sigma factor, protein MSPRVAEAKARADEAAVHRSIEAVWRIESAKIIAAVARMVRDVGLAEELAQDALVSALEQWPESGVPDNPAAWLTAVAKRRALDRLRHGQLAERKAPEIGRELDAQHEMAQSDFAEAADAAIDDDIGDDLLRLVFTACHPVLSTEARVALTLRLMGGLTTDEIARAFLVPEATVAQRIVRAKRTLLEARVPFEVPRRHELEARLASVLEVLYLIFNEGYSATAGDDWMRPALCDEAMRLGRIVAELMPDASEVHGLVALMEIQASRTAARVGPSGEPVLLLEQNRARWDQMLLRRGLAGLARAEALVGALGPYALQAAIAACHGRARTAEETDWPRIAALYDALAQLSPSPIVELNRAVALSMAFGPAAGLEVVDALVGEPALQNYHLLPAVRGDLLFKLGRRDEARREFDRAASLTRNTREKTLLLARARACTVPES, encoded by the coding sequence ATGAGTCCCCGCGTGGCCGAGGCGAAGGCCCGCGCCGACGAGGCCGCGGTCCACCGCAGCATCGAGGCGGTGTGGCGCATCGAATCCGCGAAGATCATCGCCGCGGTGGCGCGGATGGTGCGCGACGTGGGCCTGGCGGAGGAACTGGCCCAGGACGCGCTGGTTTCCGCCCTCGAGCAATGGCCCGAATCGGGTGTGCCCGACAACCCCGCGGCCTGGCTCACCGCGGTTGCCAAGCGCCGCGCCCTCGACCGTCTGCGACATGGCCAGCTGGCGGAGCGCAAGGCACCCGAGATCGGCCGCGAGCTCGATGCGCAGCACGAAATGGCGCAATCCGATTTCGCCGAAGCGGCGGATGCGGCCATCGACGACGACATCGGCGACGACCTGCTGCGGCTGGTGTTCACCGCCTGCCACCCGGTGCTTTCGACCGAGGCGCGCGTGGCGCTCACGCTGCGGCTGATGGGCGGCCTCACGACCGATGAAATTGCGCGGGCATTCCTGGTGCCCGAAGCCACCGTGGCGCAGCGCATCGTGCGGGCCAAACGCACGCTGCTCGAAGCCCGCGTGCCCTTCGAGGTACCGCGCCGGCATGAGCTCGAGGCGCGGCTCGCGTCGGTGCTCGAGGTGCTCTACCTGATCTTCAACGAAGGCTACTCGGCCACCGCCGGCGACGACTGGATGCGCCCCGCGCTGTGCGACGAAGCAATGCGCCTGGGCCGCATCGTGGCCGAGCTGATGCCCGACGCCTCGGAGGTGCACGGCCTCGTGGCGCTGATGGAAATCCAGGCCTCCCGAACGGCCGCGCGCGTGGGCCCTTCGGGCGAGCCGGTGCTGCTGCTCGAGCAGAACCGCGCGCGCTGGGACCAGATGCTGCTTCGCCGCGGCCTGGCCGGACTGGCGCGCGCGGAAGCGCTGGTCGGCGCTCTTGGCCCCTATGCGCTGCAGGCCGCCATTGCCGCCTGCCATGGCCGAGCGCGCACCGCGGAAGAAACCGACTGGCCTCGCATCGCCGCGCTGTACGACGCGTTGGCGCAGCTGTCGCCTTCACCCATCGTCGAACTGAACCGCGCCGTCGCGCTCTCGATGGCCTTCGGCCCGGCCGCTGGGCTCGAAGTGGTGGATGCGCTCGTGGGCGAGCCGGCATTGCAAAACTATCACCTGCTCCCGGCGGTGCGCGGCGACCTGCTCTTCAAGCTCGGCCGCCGCGACGAGGCCCGCAGGGAATTCGATCGCGCCGCCTCGCTCACGCGCAACACCCGCGAGAAGACGTTGCTGCTGGCGCGCGCCCGGGCGTGCACCGTGCCGGAAAGCTGA
- a CDS encoding YciI family protein translates to MRFMLLMIPHGYETAAPGTIPDDVDAVAAMMAYNESMQKAGVLISCDGLHPPSMGARVSFPGRKPKVIDGPFAEAKEVLGGFWIIDVPSRADAIEWATRCPGSENEVIEVRQIQEIADYPPDVQALSTEFASMQTVKKT, encoded by the coding sequence ATGCGATTCATGCTGCTGATGATTCCCCACGGCTATGAAACGGCCGCGCCCGGCACCATTCCCGACGACGTCGATGCGGTGGCGGCCATGATGGCCTACAACGAGTCGATGCAGAAAGCCGGCGTGCTGATCAGTTGCGACGGCCTGCATCCGCCCTCGATGGGCGCGCGCGTGAGCTTTCCGGGCCGCAAGCCCAAGGTGATCGATGGCCCTTTTGCCGAAGCCAAGGAAGTGCTCGGCGGCTTCTGGATCATCGACGTGCCTTCGCGCGCCGACGCCATCGAATGGGCCACGCGGTGCCCCGGCAGCGAGAACGAGGTCATCGAGGTCCGCCAGATCCAGGAGATTGCCGACTACCCGCCCGATGTGCAGGCCCTGAGCACCGAATTCGCGTCGATGCAGACGGTCAAGAAAACGTAG
- a CDS encoding YciI family protein, with protein MRFMVLVKANKDSEAGVMPSTEVLTAMGKFNEELVKAGVLLAGEGLHPSSRGARVRCEGLKRTVIDGPFAETKELLAGFWLLQVKSKEEAIEWIKRSPFQEGEIEIRQVFEASDFGDSMTPELLAQEERLRAEAEGRAKAGN; from the coding sequence ATGCGATTCATGGTTCTGGTCAAGGCCAACAAGGATTCCGAAGCCGGCGTGATGCCCAGCACCGAAGTGCTCACCGCCATGGGCAAGTTCAACGAGGAACTGGTCAAGGCCGGCGTGCTGCTGGCGGGCGAAGGGCTGCATCCGTCCTCCAGGGGCGCCCGCGTGCGCTGCGAAGGGCTGAAGCGCACCGTGATCGACGGCCCCTTCGCCGAGACGAAGGAACTGCTCGCGGGCTTTTGGCTGCTGCAGGTCAAGTCGAAGGAAGAAGCCATCGAATGGATCAAGCGCAGCCCGTTCCAGGAGGGCGAGATCGAGATCCGCCAGGTCTTCGAAGCCTCCGACTTCGGCGACTCGATGACGCCCGAACTGCTGGCGCAGGAAGAGCGCCTGCGCGCGGAGGCCGAGGGCCGCGCCAAGGCCGGCAACTGA
- a CDS encoding bleomycin resistance protein, whose translation MNARDGVAAAPDLGTLHEFHGVQPVLPVSDVTRAARWFRDVLGFELDFIAGEPPSYARVKKGDRSYGDPVYLRLWQCNTRGTPPWRGEIVIHVGKDVDGLHAAYVKRGVTVVEPPASQPWGLREFAIREPDGHILRFCGYLP comes from the coding sequence ATGAACGCCAGAGACGGCGTGGCCGCTGCACCCGATCTCGGCACGCTGCACGAATTCCACGGTGTGCAGCCGGTGCTGCCGGTGTCCGACGTCACGCGCGCCGCGCGCTGGTTCCGGGACGTGCTGGGCTTCGAACTCGATTTCATCGCCGGCGAGCCGCCCAGCTATGCGCGGGTCAAGAAGGGCGACCGCAGCTACGGCGATCCGGTCTATCTGCGGCTGTGGCAGTGCAACACGCGCGGCACGCCGCCCTGGCGCGGCGAAATCGTGATCCACGTGGGCAAGGACGTCGATGGCCTGCACGCCGCCTACGTCAAGCGCGGAGTGACGGTGGTCGAGCCCCCGGCCTCCCAACCGTGGGGCCTGCGCGAATTCGCGATCCGCGAACCGGATGGACACATCCTGCGTTTCTGCGGCTATTTGCCCTGA
- a CDS encoding SirB1 family protein, translated as MTFSFQVPTALAYFESLVQSDDHFPLLEAAASLAQDEYPDLDVQQVLGDVDQLLARLKRRLPADAAPLARLRALNQFFFNDLNFGGNVNDYYDPDNSYLNAVLRTRRGIPISLAVLWMELAQGLGLQARGVGFPGHFMLKVTLPKGQVVIDPFTGKSLSREELGERLEPYKRSNGLVGDFDVPLGLYLQPASSREIIARMLRNLKEVHRAQEDWQRAIAVQDRLIALLPNAWGEYRDRGIAHAEQGNTAAAVRDLETYLAHVEDALDVDAIAERVAALRRAAN; from the coding sequence ATGACGTTCAGCTTCCAGGTTCCCACCGCACTGGCTTATTTCGAGTCGCTGGTGCAGAGCGACGACCACTTTCCGCTGCTCGAGGCGGCCGCCAGCCTTGCGCAGGACGAATACCCCGACCTCGACGTGCAGCAGGTGCTCGGCGACGTCGACCAGTTGCTTGCGCGCCTGAAGCGTCGGCTGCCGGCCGATGCCGCACCGCTGGCCCGGCTGCGTGCGCTCAACCAGTTCTTCTTCAACGACCTGAACTTCGGCGGCAACGTCAACGACTACTACGACCCCGACAACAGCTACCTGAACGCCGTCTTGCGCACGCGCCGCGGCATTCCGATCTCGCTGGCGGTGCTGTGGATGGAACTGGCGCAGGGCCTGGGGCTGCAGGCGCGGGGCGTCGGCTTCCCGGGCCACTTCATGCTCAAGGTCACGTTGCCCAAGGGGCAGGTGGTCATCGACCCCTTCACCGGCAAATCGCTCTCGCGCGAAGAACTGGGCGAGCGGCTCGAGCCGTACAAGCGCAGCAACGGGCTGGTCGGCGATTTCGACGTGCCGCTGGGCCTGTACCTGCAGCCGGCCAGTTCGCGTGAAATCATCGCGCGCATGCTGCGCAACCTGAAGGAAGTGCACCGGGCCCAGGAGGACTGGCAGCGCGCCATCGCGGTGCAAGACCGCCTGATTGCGCTGCTGCCCAACGCCTGGGGCGAATACCGCGACCGCGGCATCGCGCATGCCGAGCAGGGCAACACCGCAGCCGCGGTGCGCGACCTCGAAACCTACCTGGCGCACGTGGAAGACGCGCTCGACGTCGACGCCATTGCCGAGCGGGTGGCCGCGTTGCGGCGGGCAGCCAACTGA